A region from the Pseudomonas sp. P8_229 genome encodes:
- a CDS encoding GntP family permease, which translates to MTPSFGYWLLVYAAVAIIALIVLIARYRLNPFIVITLISIGLALVAGMPPSGVVGAYETGVGKTLGHIALVVALGTMLGKMMAESGGAEQMARTLIEKFGEKNAHWAMVCIAFLVGLPLFFEVGFVLLVPIAFTVARRVGVSILMVGLPMVAGLSVVHALVPPHPAAMLAVQAYQASVGQTLLYAIAIGIPTAIIAGPLYAKFIVPRIQLPADNPLEKQFLDREPRDKLPGFGITMATILLPVVLMLIGGWANLISTPGSGFNQFLLFIGNSVIALLLATLLSFWTLGIAQGFNRESILKFTNECLAPTASITLLVGAGGGLNRILVDAGVTDQIVGLAHEFHLSPLIMGWLFAALMRVATGSATVAMTTASGVVAPVAIGLGYPHPELLVLATGAGSVIFSHVNDGGFWLIKEYFNMTVAQTFKTWTVLETLISLVAFGLTVGLSYLL; encoded by the coding sequence ATGACGCCTTCCTTCGGCTATTGGCTGCTGGTTTATGCCGCCGTTGCCATCATCGCGCTGATCGTGTTGATCGCCCGTTACCGGCTCAATCCGTTCATTGTCATCACCCTGATTTCCATCGGGTTGGCGCTGGTGGCGGGGATGCCGCCATCGGGTGTGGTGGGGGCGTATGAGACCGGGGTGGGCAAGACGCTGGGGCATATTGCGCTGGTGGTGGCGCTGGGGACGATGCTCGGCAAGATGATGGCCGAGTCCGGTGGTGCGGAGCAGATGGCGCGCACGCTGATCGAGAAGTTCGGCGAAAAGAACGCGCATTGGGCGATGGTGTGCATTGCGTTTCTGGTCGGCCTGCCGTTGTTCTTCGAAGTCGGTTTTGTGTTGCTGGTGCCGATCGCCTTCACCGTGGCGCGGCGCGTGGGCGTGTCGATTCTGATGGTCGGTTTGCCGATGGTCGCCGGCCTGTCGGTGGTGCATGCGCTGGTGCCGCCGCACCCAGCGGCGATGCTCGCGGTGCAGGCCTATCAGGCGTCGGTCGGGCAGACCTTGCTGTATGCGATTGCTATCGGCATTCCGACGGCGATCATCGCGGGGCCGCTGTACGCCAAGTTCATCGTGCCGCGCATTCAACTGCCGGCGGATAACCCACTGGAAAAGCAATTCCTCGACCGCGAACCGCGTGACAAACTGCCGGGGTTCGGCATCACCATGGCGACCATTCTGTTGCCGGTGGTGCTGATGCTGATCGGTGGCTGGGCCAACCTGATTTCCACGCCGGGCAGCGGTTTCAACCAGTTCCTGTTGTTCATCGGCAACTCGGTGATCGCGCTGTTGCTGGCGACCTTGCTGAGTTTCTGGACGCTGGGCATCGCCCAGGGTTTCAACCGTGAATCGATCCTCAAATTCACCAACGAATGCCTGGCGCCGACCGCCAGCATCACCTTGCTGGTCGGTGCGGGCGGCGGTTTGAACCGAATTCTTGTAGATGCCGGTGTCACCGATCAGATCGTCGGTCTGGCCCACGAGTTTCACCTGTCGCCGCTGATCATGGGCTGGCTGTTCGCCGCGTTGATGAGGGTGGCCACCGGCTCGGCGACCGTGGCCATGACCACCGCCTCCGGCGTGGTCGCACCCGTCGCCATTGGTCTGGGTTATCCACACCCGGAGCTGTTGGTGCTGGCGACCGGCGCTGGCTCGGTTATCTTTTCCCACGTCAACGACGGTGGCTTCTGGTTGATCAAGGAATACTTCAACATGACGGTCGCGCAGACGTTCAAGACCTGGACCGTGCTCGAGACGCTGATCTCGCTGGTCGCTTTCGGTCTGACCGTCGGCCTTTCCTACCTGTTGTAA
- a CDS encoding MurR/RpiR family transcriptional regulator — MDILYQIRARQDSFSAGEGRIARLMLDDVGFAASASLEDLAQRAEVSTATLSRFARTVGCRDLRDLRLQLAQASGVGSRFLDPAGTPEQSAFYGQIVGDIETTLRQHLAGFDESRFADAVKMLGQARMIHAFGMGGCSTLCSDELQVRLVRLGYPIAVCHDAVMMRVTAASLNAEQVLIVCSLTGITPELLETVELARNYGARILAITRADSPLAELADIVLPLQGAETSFIYKPTAARYGMLLAIDVLATELALANPEDNQERLRRIKLALDEYRGGDDHLPLGD, encoded by the coding sequence ATGGACATCCTTTATCAGATCCGCGCCCGTCAGGACTCCTTCAGCGCCGGCGAAGGGCGTATTGCCCGGCTGATGCTCGACGATGTCGGTTTTGCCGCGAGCGCCAGCCTCGAAGACCTCGCGCAACGGGCGGAAGTCAGCACCGCCACACTGTCGCGTTTCGCCCGCACGGTGGGCTGCCGCGATCTGCGTGATCTGCGCCTGCAACTGGCTCAGGCCAGCGGCGTCGGCAGCCGTTTTCTCGATCCGGCGGGCACACCTGAGCAGTCGGCGTTTTACGGGCAAATTGTCGGCGATATCGAAACCACGCTGCGCCAGCATCTGGCCGGGTTCGACGAATCACGTTTCGCCGATGCGGTGAAAATGCTCGGCCAGGCGCGGATGATTCATGCGTTCGGCATGGGCGGTTGCTCGACCCTGTGCAGCGACGAATTGCAGGTGCGGCTGGTGCGCCTCGGCTACCCGATTGCGGTGTGTCACGACGCGGTGATGATGCGCGTCACCGCCGCGAGCCTGAATGCCGAACAAGTGCTGATCGTCTGCTCGCTGACCGGCATCACCCCGGAGCTGCTGGAGACCGTCGAACTGGCGCGCAACTACGGCGCACGCATCCTCGCCATCACCCGCGCCGACTCGCCGCTGGCCGAACTGGCCGACATCGTCCTGCCGCTGCAAGGCGCGGAAACTTCGTTCATCTACAAACCGACAGCGGCGCGCTACGGCATGCTGCTGGCCATCGACGTGCTTGCCACCGAGCTGGCGCTGGCCAATCCTGAAGACAATCAAGAGCGTCTGCGGCGGATCAAACTCGCCCTCGACGAATACCGTGGCGGCGATGATCACTTGCCGCTGGGAGACTGA
- a CDS encoding D-aminoacylase produces the protein MLYDTLIRDALVIDGRNTPGYRADVAILNGRIERIGDLHDARATEEIDAAGRALAPGFIDVHTHDDTVVIRQPEMLPKLSQGVTTVIVGNCGISASPVSLKGNPPDPMNLLGTAAAFVYPRFSDYRAAVEAANTTLNVAALVGHTALRSNHLDDLFRTATPGEIGAMREQLRESLAAGALGLSTGLAYANAFNASTDEVKQLTEELTAFGAVYTTHLRSEFEPVLEAMDEAFSIGRHSQSPVIISHLKCAGVGNWGRSPQLLASLEEAAKTQHVGCDCYPYAASSSTLDLKQVTDAHRITITWSTPHPQVSGRDLIDIAAEWNVPLLEAARRLQPAGAVYYGMDEADVRKILAHPLSMVGSDGLPEDPFPHPRLWGAFPRVLGHFSRDVGLFPLHTAVHKMTGLSAARFGLTERGEIREGHWADLVLFDPATVRDVADFHDPQRAAQGIDGVWVNGVLSYSDGQANGRREGRFLARQGDLRDNFR, from the coding sequence ATGCTGTACGACACGCTGATTCGCGATGCCTTGGTCATCGATGGCCGCAACACGCCCGGCTACCGCGCCGATGTGGCGATTCTCAACGGCCGCATCGAGCGCATTGGCGACCTGCACGATGCCCGTGCCACGGAAGAAATCGACGCCGCCGGGCGCGCGCTGGCGCCGGGTTTCATCGACGTGCACACCCACGACGACACGGTGGTCATCCGCCAGCCAGAGATGCTGCCCAAGCTCAGCCAGGGTGTGACCACGGTGATTGTCGGCAACTGCGGAATCAGTGCGTCGCCGGTCAGTTTGAAAGGCAATCCGCCGGATCCGATGAACCTGCTGGGTACGGCGGCAGCGTTCGTTTACCCGCGATTCAGCGATTACCGCGCGGCGGTCGAAGCGGCGAACACCACGCTGAACGTCGCCGCACTCGTCGGCCACACAGCGCTGCGCAGCAATCACCTCGACGACTTGTTCCGTACCGCCACGCCAGGCGAAATCGGCGCGATGCGCGAGCAATTGCGTGAAAGCCTTGCAGCGGGTGCGCTCGGTTTATCCACAGGCCTGGCGTACGCCAATGCGTTCAATGCTTCCACCGACGAAGTGAAGCAACTGACCGAAGAACTGACTGCATTCGGCGCGGTGTACACCACGCATCTGCGCAGTGAATTCGAACCGGTGCTGGAGGCGATGGATGAAGCGTTCAGCATCGGCCGTCACTCACAGTCCCCGGTGATCATTTCCCACCTCAAATGCGCCGGTGTCGGTAACTGGGGGCGTAGTCCGCAGTTGTTGGCGTCGCTGGAGGAAGCGGCGAAAACCCAGCACGTGGGCTGCGATTGTTATCCCTACGCGGCGAGTTCGTCGACGCTGGATCTGAAGCAAGTCACCGATGCCCACCGCATCACCATCACCTGGTCGACGCCGCACCCGCAAGTCAGCGGCCGCGACCTGATCGACATCGCCGCCGAATGGAACGTGCCGCTGCTCGAAGCGGCCAGGCGCCTGCAACCGGCGGGCGCGGTGTACTACGGCATGGACGAGGCGGATGTCCGAAAAATCCTCGCGCATCCATTGTCGATGGTCGGCTCTGACGGACTGCCGGAAGACCCGTTCCCGCATCCACGCCTGTGGGGCGCTTTCCCACGGGTGCTCGGACATTTCAGTCGCGATGTCGGGCTGTTTCCGCTGCACACCGCCGTGCACAAGATGACCGGGCTGTCGGCGGCGCGCTTTGGCTTGACGGAGCGCGGCGAGATTCGTGAAGGGCACTGGGCGGATCTGGTGTTGTTCGATCCGGCGACCGTGCGTGACGTGGCGGATTTCCATGATCCGCAACGGGCGGCGCAGGGGATTGATGGGGTGTGGGTCAATGGCGTGTTGAGCTATAGCGATGGGCAGGCGAATGGTCGCAGGGAAGGGCGGTTTCTGGCGCGGCAGGGGGATTTGCGCGACAACTTTCGCTGA
- a CDS encoding glyoxalase superfamily protein, which produces MSFGKTTPILRIFDEAKALEFYVDFLGFKVDWQHRFEASCPLYLQVSRGECVLHLSEHHGDATPGSALRIETDELEAFQQQLLAKDYKFSHPGIQAMPWGSQDMTIADPFGNRLVFTNAISL; this is translated from the coding sequence ATGAGCTTCGGCAAAACCACCCCGATCCTGCGGATCTTCGATGAAGCCAAGGCGTTGGAATTCTACGTCGACTTCCTCGGCTTCAAGGTCGATTGGCAGCACCGTTTCGAGGCCAGTTGCCCGTTGTATCTGCAGGTGTCGCGTGGCGAGTGCGTGCTGCATTTGTCCGAGCATCATGGCGATGCGACGCCGGGTTCGGCGTTGCGCATCGAGACCGATGAGCTGGAGGCGTTTCAGCAGCAGTTGCTGGCCAAGGATTACAAGTTCTCGCACCCGGGGATTCAGGCGATGCCGTGGGGCAGTCAGGACATGACGATTGCGGATCCGTTTGGTAATCGGCTGGTGTTTACCAACGCGATCAGTCTCTGA
- a CDS encoding AraC family transcriptional regulator: MQSLGFTSVPPLLKYVRHAEQLGMAIEPALAAAGLQAPQLSDNTLRLPGEVHERLLDYFCEHSGDPLFGLNAANFVLPNSWSVLGYITMNCATLGEAMSRIMPFEKLVGDMGVSRAEVQDDHVHLIWTCRYERPRIRRHLVENVLGSWLQYARWIADTQMSPAAVWLEHPRPVETTQAQYEQFFDCPVLFEQPYSALIVPLPYLQLPLRQADAQLLRTLEEHAMGLMATLEDASLEQRVKSILRQLLKEGLPRKEQVAEQLAVSVRTLQRQLHQAGTSYQQILDDLRQELAEHYLLNSTLPIQDIAQYLGFTEPRSFHRTFKSRRGMPPGEFRQMHRG, encoded by the coding sequence ATGCAATCGCTCGGCTTCACCTCGGTTCCGCCGCTGCTCAAATACGTGCGCCATGCCGAACAACTGGGCATGGCCATCGAGCCGGCGTTGGCGGCGGCCGGTTTGCAGGCGCCGCAATTGAGCGACAACACCCTACGCCTGCCGGGAGAGGTGCATGAGCGCCTGCTCGATTACTTCTGCGAACACTCGGGCGATCCGCTGTTCGGTCTCAATGCCGCGAACTTTGTGCTGCCCAATTCCTGGAGCGTGCTCGGTTACATCACCATGAACTGCGCGACCCTGGGTGAGGCCATGAGCCGGATCATGCCGTTCGAAAAGCTGGTGGGCGACATGGGCGTCAGCCGCGCCGAGGTGCAGGACGACCATGTGCACCTGATCTGGACCTGCCGCTACGAGCGCCCACGAATCCGCCGGCATCTGGTGGAAAACGTCCTCGGCTCCTGGCTGCAATATGCGCGCTGGATCGCCGACACGCAGATGTCGCCCGCCGCCGTGTGGCTGGAACACCCACGCCCGGTGGAAACCACGCAGGCGCAGTACGAACAGTTTTTCGATTGCCCCGTGCTGTTCGAGCAACCGTATTCAGCACTGATCGTGCCGCTGCCGTATCTGCAATTACCGCTGCGCCAGGCCGATGCGCAATTACTGCGCACTCTGGAAGAACATGCGATGGGTTTGATGGCGACGCTGGAGGATGCGTCGCTGGAACAGCGGGTCAAAAGCATCCTGCGTCAGTTGCTCAAGGAAGGCTTGCCGCGCAAGGAACAGGTGGCCGAGCAGCTCGCCGTGTCGGTGCGCACGTTGCAACGCCAGTTGCATCAGGCGGGGACGTCGTATCAGCAGATACTGGATGATCTGCGCCAGGAGCTGGCCGAGCATTACCTGTTGAACAGCACGCTGCCGATTCAGGACATTGCGCAGTATCTGGGGTTTACCGAGCCGAGGTCGTTTCACCGCACGTTCAAGAGCCGGCGCGGGATGCCACCGGGGGAGTTTCGGCAGATGCATCGGGGGTGA
- a CDS encoding FAD-binding oxidoreductase, producing the protein MRRWNGWGDATTVVELPAQGASFLHQRLGAGRALPDATLEAALARLPVSRLTQHALYSVDAHDRLLHARGQSLPDWLALREGALGNYPDAVAFPETAEQIRQLLALSHDQDLCLIPYGGGTSVAGHINPPDSARPVVTVSLARMNRLIDLDEASQLATFGPGASGPQVESQLRARGYTLGHFPQSWELSTLGGWVASRSSGQQSLRYGRIEQLFAGGTLETFAGPLDIPTFPASAAGPDLREVVLGCEGRFGIISEVKVRVSPLPADERFYGVFLPSWSKALQAIRQLAQARVPLSMLRLSNAVETETQLALAGHPQQIAWLEKYLSLRGAGDGKCLLTFGVTGNRRQNALSLTQARQHLKAFGGVFTGTLLGKKWAQNRFRFPYLRENLWNAGYVVDTLETATDWSNVDNLLNLIENSLRDALAAEGERVHVFTHLSHVYGEGSSIYTTYVFRPAADYPATLARWKALKHAASQTIVDNHGTISHQHGVGKDHAPYLLREKGALAMDTLQALSKHFDPAGRLNPGTLLPE; encoded by the coding sequence ATGCGACGCTGGAACGGCTGGGGAGATGCAACCACGGTGGTCGAACTACCGGCCCAGGGCGCGAGCTTTCTCCATCAACGGCTGGGGGCCGGGCGCGCGCTGCCCGATGCCACGCTGGAAGCAGCATTGGCGCGGTTGCCGGTCTCGCGGCTGACGCAGCACGCGTTGTACAGCGTCGACGCCCATGACCGCCTGCTGCATGCCCGCGGCCAGAGCCTGCCGGACTGGCTGGCGCTGCGCGAAGGCGCGCTGGGCAATTACCCCGACGCGGTGGCTTTCCCGGAAACCGCTGAGCAGATCCGCCAATTGCTGGCGCTCTCCCATGACCAGGACCTGTGCCTGATTCCCTACGGCGGCGGCACCTCGGTGGCCGGGCACATCAATCCGCCGGATTCGGCGCGGCCGGTGGTGACGGTGTCGCTGGCGCGGATGAATCGCCTGATCGACCTCGACGAGGCCAGCCAATTGGCGACGTTCGGCCCCGGTGCCAGTGGCCCGCAGGTCGAAAGTCAGCTGCGCGCCCGGGGTTACACGCTGGGGCATTTCCCGCAGTCGTGGGAACTGTCGACGCTCGGCGGTTGGGTCGCCAGTCGCTCCAGTGGCCAGCAGTCGTTGCGCTACGGGCGCATCGAGCAATTGTTCGCTGGCGGCACCCTGGAAACCTTTGCCGGGCCGTTGGACATTCCGACTTTCCCGGCCTCGGCGGCGGGGCCGGATCTGCGCGAAGTGGTACTCGGCTGCGAGGGCCGTTTCGGGATCATTTCCGAAGTCAAAGTGCGGGTCAGTCCGCTGCCCGCCGATGAGCGTTTCTACGGGGTGTTTCTGCCCAGTTGGAGCAAAGCTTTGCAAGCGATCCGCCAGTTGGCGCAGGCGCGGGTGCCGCTGTCGATGCTGCGCTTGTCGAACGCGGTAGAGACCGAAACCCAACTGGCGCTGGCCGGGCATCCGCAGCAAATCGCCTGGCTGGAGAAATACCTGAGCCTGCGCGGCGCGGGTGACGGCAAGTGCCTGTTGACCTTCGGCGTGACCGGCAATCGTCGGCAGAACGCGCTGTCATTGACCCAGGCCCGGCAGCATTTGAAGGCCTTCGGCGGCGTGTTCACCGGCACCTTGCTCGGCAAGAAATGGGCGCAGAACCGCTTCCGTTTCCCTTACCTGCGCGAGAACCTGTGGAACGCCGGTTACGTGGTCGACACCCTGGAAACCGCCACCGACTGGAGCAACGTCGACAATCTGCTCAACCTCATCGAAAACAGCCTGCGCGATGCCTTGGCCGCCGAAGGCGAACGCGTGCACGTGTTCACCCATCTGTCCCACGTCTACGGTGAAGGTTCGAGCATCTACACCACCTACGTGTTTCGCCCGGCGGCGGACTATCCCGCGACGCTGGCGCGCTGGAAGGCCCTCAAGCATGCGGCCAGCCAGACCATTGTCGACAACCACGGCACCATCAGCCACCAGCACGGCGTCGGCAAGGACCATGCGCCGTACCTGCTGCGCGAAAAAGGCGCGCTGGCGATGGACACCTTGCAGGCGCTGAGCAAACACTTCGATCCGGCCGGGCGCCTCAACCCCGGCACGCTGTTGCCGGAGTGA
- a CDS encoding glycerol-3-phosphate dehydrogenase/oxidase: MNPDWNAAWREQILPTLGAETWDLIVIGGGISGAGILREAARRGWRCLLLEQRDFAWGTSSRSSKMVHGGLRYIAKGQWRLTRDSVRERQRLLDEAPGLVEPMSFMMPHYRAGFPGPRVLGGLLSVYDALAGRRSHRFHDAQQLRFLAPGVKENELLGGTCFVDALTDDARLVMRVLSEARADGAVVFNGVRVEHLLREDVRVCGVQIEDCEAGGSLQLRCGVLAVATGAWAERLRLPESPRQLRPLRGSHLLLPGWRLPVAQAFTFLHERDRRPVFVFPWEGATVVGTTDLDHREDLDQSASISAEELDYLLAACRQQFPGAEVTATDVLSTWSGVRPVVGSAGGEHQGKPSNETREHVLWQEPGCVTLAGGKLTTFRPQAIEVLKACAVMLGRPFEDDAAPVFAAVRPLTIPGLSPQQWRRLAGRHGRDLPRLAQLVAELGHDTVGNTDTLWAELAFACEAEMVLHLDDLLLRRTRLGLLLARGGEDHFAAIRQLCQPRLGWDDAHWQQELQRYRALWQRHHGLPDATP; encoded by the coding sequence ATGAACCCGGACTGGAACGCCGCGTGGCGCGAGCAAATTCTGCCAACGTTGGGTGCCGAAACCTGGGACCTGATCGTGATTGGCGGCGGCATCAGCGGTGCCGGCATCCTGCGCGAAGCAGCGCGGCGTGGCTGGCGCTGCCTGCTGCTGGAACAACGGGATTTCGCCTGGGGCACGTCCAGCCGATCGTCGAAAATGGTCCACGGCGGTTTGCGTTACATCGCCAAGGGCCAGTGGCGCCTGACCCGCGATTCGGTGCGCGAGCGCCAGCGGCTGCTCGACGAAGCGCCGGGGTTGGTCGAACCGATGAGTTTCATGATGCCGCACTATCGCGCAGGCTTTCCCGGGCCGCGTGTGCTCGGTGGATTGTTGTCGGTTTACGACGCCTTGGCCGGACGGCGCAGCCATCGTTTTCATGACGCGCAGCAACTGCGCTTTCTGGCGCCGGGGGTGAAGGAAAACGAGCTGCTTGGCGGCACCTGTTTTGTCGATGCATTGACCGATGACGCACGGCTGGTGATGCGCGTGTTGAGCGAAGCGCGGGCCGATGGCGCGGTGGTGTTCAACGGAGTGCGCGTCGAGCATCTGCTGCGCGAAGACGTGCGAGTGTGTGGAGTTCAGATAGAGGACTGCGAAGCCGGTGGGTCGCTGCAATTGCGTTGCGGCGTGCTGGCGGTAGCGACTGGTGCGTGGGCTGAGCGCTTGCGTTTGCCTGAGTCACCGCGACAACTTCGGCCATTGCGCGGCAGTCATTTGCTGCTGCCGGGTTGGCGTCTGCCAGTGGCGCAGGCGTTCACTTTTTTGCATGAGCGCGACCGTCGGCCGGTGTTCGTTTTTCCCTGGGAAGGGGCGACGGTTGTGGGCACCACCGACCTCGATCATCGCGAGGATCTGGACCAGAGCGCGAGCATCAGCGCCGAAGAACTCGACTATCTGCTGGCGGCTTGCAGGCAACAATTTCCCGGGGCCGAAGTGACGGCAACCGATGTGCTGTCGACCTGGTCGGGCGTGCGCCCGGTGGTAGGCAGCGCGGGGGGTGAACATCAAGGCAAACCGTCGAATGAAACCCGTGAGCACGTGCTGTGGCAGGAGCCGGGTTGCGTGACCCTGGCCGGCGGCAAACTGACGACATTTCGCCCGCAAGCCATCGAAGTGCTCAAGGCGTGTGCCGTCATGCTCGGTCGCCCTTTCGAGGATGATGCTGCGCCAGTTTTTGCTGCCGTACGACCGCTGACAATCCCCGGACTCAGCCCCCAACAGTGGCGACGTCTTGCTGGACGACACGGCCGTGACCTGCCGAGGCTGGCTCAGTTGGTCGCCGAGTTGGGGCACGACACTGTCGGCAACACCGATACGCTGTGGGCGGAACTGGCCTTTGCCTGTGAAGCGGAAATGGTCCTGCACCTCGATGACCTGCTGCTGCGCCGCACCCGTCTGGGCCTGTTGCTGGCGCGCGGTGGCGAAGATCACTTCGCCGCCATCCGCCAGCTCTGCCAGCCACGCCTGGGCTGGGACGATGCACACTGGCAGCAAGAGCTGCAGCGTTACCGGGCGTTGTGGCAACGCCATCACGGTTTGCCGGATGCCACGCCTTGA
- a CDS encoding FGGY-family carbohydrate kinase, protein MDNHPNKRYLLAIDNGTQSVRALLFDLQGNLLGKGKVELQAYYSTQPGWAEQDPEYYWAKLGEACQQVWAQTGIDRSQIAGVSLTTQRGTVINVDAAGKPLRPAILWLDQRQSEVEGAIKGPWGWLFKLVGAQATVDYFRAQAEANWIARHQPEVWAATDKFLLLSGFLTHRLCGRFVDSVGCCVGYLPFDFKRLKWAAPSDWKWQALAVRSEQLPTLHKPGETLGYISAEASRHTGIPEGLPLIAAGADKACEVVGSGVVDASTVCLSYGTTATITSTRSRYLEIVPLIPPYPSAVPDQYNCEVMIYRGYWMVSWFKNEFGLREMQQAKEQGIEPEQLFDALVNAVPPGSMGLMLQPYWSPGIREPGVEAKGAMIGFGDVHTRAHIYRAILEGLAYALRQGMEKIEKRSKVSVKRLRVAGGGSQSDAAMQLTANIFGLPAERPHVYEASGLGAAICCAVGLGLYADFPAAIAAMTRVGTVFTPQPEAQQVYERLYKDVYLRMYRQLKPLYQSIRQITGYPA, encoded by the coding sequence ATGGATAACCACCCGAACAAGCGTTACCTGCTGGCAATCGACAACGGCACCCAGAGCGTGCGCGCATTGCTCTTCGATTTGCAGGGCAATCTGCTCGGCAAAGGCAAGGTCGAGTTGCAGGCCTATTACTCGACGCAGCCGGGTTGGGCCGAGCAGGATCCGGAATACTACTGGGCGAAACTCGGCGAGGCCTGCCAGCAGGTGTGGGCGCAAACCGGGATTGATCGTTCGCAGATTGCCGGCGTCTCGCTGACCACTCAACGCGGCACGGTGATCAATGTCGATGCCGCGGGCAAACCGCTGCGTCCGGCGATTTTGTGGCTCGATCAGCGCCAGAGCGAAGTCGAGGGCGCGATCAAGGGACCGTGGGGCTGGTTGTTCAAACTGGTCGGTGCGCAGGCCACCGTGGATTATTTTCGCGCCCAGGCCGAGGCCAACTGGATCGCGCGGCATCAGCCTGAGGTGTGGGCGGCGACCGACAAGTTTTTGCTGCTCTCGGGGTTTCTCACCCATCGTCTGTGTGGACGCTTTGTCGACTCGGTCGGTTGTTGCGTCGGCTACCTGCCGTTCGATTTCAAACGTCTGAAATGGGCCGCGCCGAGTGACTGGAAATGGCAAGCGCTGGCAGTGCGTTCGGAGCAATTACCGACGTTGCACAAACCTGGCGAAACCCTTGGCTACATCAGCGCTGAGGCCAGCCGCCACACCGGGATTCCCGAAGGCTTGCCGTTGATTGCGGCGGGCGCCGACAAGGCGTGCGAGGTGGTCGGTTCCGGCGTGGTCGATGCGAGCACCGTGTGCCTGTCCTACGGCACTACGGCGACGATCACCAGCACGCGCTCGCGCTATCTGGAAATCGTCCCGCTGATTCCGCCGTATCCGTCGGCGGTGCCGGATCAGTACAACTGCGAGGTGATGATTTATCGCGGTTACTGGATGGTCAGCTGGTTCAAGAACGAGTTCGGCCTGCGCGAGATGCAGCAGGCGAAAGAGCAGGGCATCGAGCCGGAGCAACTGTTTGATGCGCTGGTCAACGCGGTGCCGCCGGGATCGATGGGTCTGATGCTGCAACCCTATTGGTCGCCGGGGATTCGTGAGCCGGGTGTCGAGGCCAAAGGCGCGATGATCGGCTTCGGCGATGTGCACACCCGCGCGCATATTTACCGGGCGATTCTGGAAGGACTGGCGTATGCCTTGCGTCAGGGCATGGAGAAAATCGAGAAGCGCTCGAAGGTGTCGGTCAAGCGCCTGCGGGTGGCGGGTGGCGGCTCGCAGAGCGATGCGGCGATGCAGCTCACGGCGAACATTTTCGGTCTGCCGGCGGAGCGTCCGCATGTGTATGAAGCGTCCGGGCTGGGCGCGGCGATCTGCTGCGCGGTGGGGTTGGGCCTGTATGCGGATTTCCCGGCAGCGATAGCTGCAATGACCCGAGTCGGGACGGTATTCACCCCGCAACCCGAGGCGCAGCAAGTCTACGAACGTTTATACAAAGACGTGTATCTGCGCATGTATCGCCAGCTCAAGCCGTTGTACCAGAGCATCCGCCAAATCACCGGTTACCCCGCCTGA